In one Thermaerobacter sp. PB12/4term genomic region, the following are encoded:
- a CDS encoding ABC transporter ATP-binding protein encodes MEPLLEVRDLQVQFTRGGQAVTAVDGVSFHVGAGETVALVGESGCGKSVTARSILRLIRPPGRITGGRIVFKGRDLLSLGEAEMRRIRGNAIAMVFQEPMTSLNPVYTVGRQIVEALRLHRGLTGSRALAEAIDLLRKVQIADPERRVHEYPHQLSGGMRQRVMIAMALACRPQLLIADEPTTALDVTVQAQILELIRQLQAEFGMAVLMITHDLGVVAEVAQRVVVMYAGRVVEEGTVAEIFRRPAHPYTMGLLHSVPRLGQGKGRLQPIPGAVPDPAALPGGCRFHPRCPLADERCRMEPPPLELRSETHRVACWWAGQTTGSGVA; translated from the coding sequence GTGGAGCCGCTTCTGGAAGTCCGTGACCTCCAGGTTCAGTTCACAAGGGGAGGGCAAGCCGTCACGGCGGTCGACGGTGTGAGCTTTCACGTGGGCGCCGGGGAAACGGTCGCGCTGGTAGGCGAGTCGGGCTGCGGCAAGTCGGTCACTGCCCGGTCCATCCTGCGGCTGATCCGGCCCCCGGGCCGCATCACCGGTGGCCGGATCGTCTTCAAGGGACGCGACCTGCTGTCCTTGGGCGAGGCGGAAATGCGCCGGATCCGGGGCAACGCCATCGCCATGGTGTTCCAAGAGCCCATGACGTCCCTTAACCCCGTGTACACCGTGGGCCGCCAGATCGTTGAGGCCTTACGGCTCCATCGGGGCCTGACGGGCTCCCGTGCCCTGGCCGAAGCGATCGACCTGCTGCGCAAGGTCCAGATTGCCGACCCGGAGCGCAGAGTTCACGAATACCCTCACCAGCTGTCAGGGGGCATGCGCCAGCGGGTGATGATTGCCATGGCCCTCGCGTGCCGTCCCCAGCTGTTGATCGCGGACGAACCCACCACGGCCCTGGACGTCACCGTACAGGCGCAGATTCTGGAACTCATCCGCCAGTTGCAGGCCGAGTTCGGCATGGCCGTCCTCATGATTACCCACGACCTGGGTGTCGTGGCCGAAGTGGCCCAGCGGGTGGTAGTGATGTACGCCGGCAGGGTGGTCGAGGAAGGCACCGTGGCCGAGATATTCCGGCGCCCAGCCCATCCCTACACCATGGGGTTGTTGCACTCCGTGCCCCGGCTCGGCCAGGGCAAAGGGCGGCTGCAGCCGATTCCCGGCGCCGTGCCCGATCCGGCCGCGTTGCCGGGCGGCTGCCGCTTTCACCCGCGCTGCCCGCTGGCGGACGAGCGGTGTCGCATGGAGCCTCCGCCCCTTGAACTGCGGTCGGAAACGCACCGTGTCGCTTGCTGGTGGGCAGGGCAGACCACCGGTTCGGGGGTGGCATGA
- a CDS encoding IclR family transcriptional regulator — MTMPGDGQGGTVGKAITLLDLFDEARLSISAAEAARATGMPRATAYRLLEQMVAAGLLTKRGVEGGRGARYAPGLRLLELGRLAARSLDPDGIIRAAMERLRDRCGESVQFVVASGDSAIYAHVVPPRAPMHLYVAWGRRAPLYAGASTRLLLAWQPEEVVRRILASPLVAYTPHTPTDPRDLLARLVEIRRTGYAVSFGELVEHTAEMAAPVVDGQGVIGSLSLAGFEERYRDPATAAGLKDELLAAAEDLSRRLGYRGPWPYVDPMAGRHSVGHSPSPRVGQEGGSHASGAASGSP, encoded by the coding sequence ATGACGATGCCGGGGGACGGGCAAGGCGGGACTGTCGGCAAGGCGATCACCTTGCTGGACCTCTTCGACGAGGCCCGGCTCTCCATCAGCGCCGCGGAGGCGGCCCGGGCGACGGGGATGCCCAGGGCGACGGCGTACCGCTTGCTGGAGCAGATGGTGGCCGCGGGCCTGCTGACCAAGCGGGGAGTGGAAGGCGGGCGGGGTGCCCGCTACGCACCCGGTCTACGGCTACTGGAGTTGGGGAGGCTGGCGGCTCGGTCGCTGGATCCCGACGGGATCATCCGTGCCGCGATGGAGCGGTTGCGAGACCGGTGCGGGGAATCGGTCCAGTTCGTTGTCGCCAGCGGGGACTCCGCCATCTACGCCCATGTGGTTCCGCCGCGGGCGCCCATGCACCTGTACGTTGCGTGGGGCCGCCGTGCCCCCCTCTACGCCGGCGCGTCGACGCGGCTCTTGCTGGCGTGGCAACCGGAGGAGGTCGTCCGCCGGATCCTGGCAAGTCCGCTGGTGGCCTACACGCCGCACACGCCGACGGACCCCAGGGATCTCCTGGCCCGGCTGGTTGAGATCCGCCGGACAGGGTATGCCGTGAGCTTCGGAGAGCTGGTCGAGCACACAGCAGAGATGGCGGCACCGGTCGTCGACGGTCAGGGAGTGATAGGCTCCCTGAGCCTGGCAGGTTTCGAAGAGCGCTACCGTGATCCGGCTACCGCCGCCGGGCTCAAGGACGAGCTCCTGGCGGCGGCGGAAGACCTGTCTCGCCGCCTCGGTTACCGGGGCCCGTGGCCCTACGTGGATCCGATGGCCGGCCGGCATTCAGTGGGCCATTCACCCTCGCCACGGGTAGGGCAGGAAGGGGGGAGCCACGCCAGTGGAGCCGCTTCTGGAAGTCCGTGA
- a CDS encoding thiamine pyrophosphate-binding protein: MAHVHAGRVIAQALAREGVRALFTLCGGHIMPIYDGCLDEGIRVVDVRHEQAAVYAADAYARITRRPGVAAVTAGPGVMNAVTAIANAHRAQSPVVILGGQGPLEHAGRGSLQEMDHLGVVRPITKWAVQVQDPKRLPEILNLAFRRSLHGVPGPVYVEIPLDVVFAQVDLDGVRIPAPVPGRSALPADPREVERAAAVLRRARRPVALVGSQVHWSPDPQAVSRFAEVAQVPVFTNGMARGVLAAGDPFFFQLCRKQALAEADVVLVAGTPLDFRLDYGQAIRREARIVQIDLDPGELGRNRDVEAGLAGDTATVLDQLLEAGLRPDEPAERRQWLDRLREEEGRRAARMQAGLTSNAVPVDPLRLCAEIDAALPPAATVIGDGGDFIGTAAKIVRPRRYPAGWLDPGPLGTLGVGMGFALAARVLRPDDPVVVLLGDGAAGLDLLEYEAAVRQDLPFVAVVGNDAAWTQIRRLQVQLFGTDRAVATQLSYARYDQVVAALGGHGEWVERPEDVRPAIERALASGKPALVNVKMGVSDFRAGAIAV, encoded by the coding sequence GTGGCCCACGTGCATGCGGGGCGCGTGATCGCCCAGGCCCTGGCCCGGGAAGGGGTGAGGGCTCTCTTCACCCTCTGCGGCGGGCATATCATGCCCATCTATGACGGCTGCCTGGACGAGGGGATCCGGGTGGTCGACGTACGCCACGAGCAGGCGGCCGTCTATGCCGCCGACGCCTATGCCCGCATCACCCGGCGGCCCGGCGTGGCGGCCGTGACGGCGGGGCCGGGGGTGATGAACGCCGTCACCGCCATCGCCAACGCCCACCGCGCCCAGTCGCCGGTGGTGATCCTGGGCGGGCAGGGGCCCCTGGAGCACGCCGGCCGGGGGAGCCTGCAGGAGATGGACCACCTGGGCGTGGTGCGGCCCATCACCAAGTGGGCGGTGCAGGTCCAGGACCCCAAGCGGCTGCCGGAGATCCTCAATCTGGCCTTCCGGCGCAGCTTGCACGGCGTGCCCGGACCGGTCTACGTGGAGATTCCGCTGGACGTGGTCTTCGCCCAGGTCGATCTGGACGGCGTCCGCATTCCGGCCCCCGTGCCCGGCCGTTCCGCTCTGCCCGCCGACCCCCGGGAGGTGGAGCGGGCCGCCGCCGTCCTGCGCCGGGCCCGCCGCCCCGTGGCCCTGGTGGGCAGCCAGGTGCACTGGTCCCCTGATCCCCAGGCGGTAAGCCGCTTCGCCGAGGTGGCCCAGGTGCCGGTGTTCACCAACGGCATGGCCCGCGGCGTGCTGGCGGCGGGCGACCCCTTCTTCTTCCAGTTGTGCCGCAAGCAGGCGCTGGCCGAAGCCGACGTGGTCCTGGTGGCGGGGACGCCCCTGGATTTCCGCCTGGACTACGGCCAGGCCATCCGGCGGGAAGCCCGGATCGTCCAGATCGACCTGGACCCCGGCGAGCTGGGCCGCAACCGGGACGTGGAAGCGGGCCTCGCTGGCGACACGGCCACGGTATTGGACCAGCTGCTCGAGGCAGGGCTCCGTCCGGACGAACCCGCCGAGCGCCGCCAGTGGCTGGACCGCCTGCGGGAGGAAGAAGGCCGGCGGGCGGCCCGGATGCAGGCGGGCCTGACCAGCAACGCGGTGCCCGTCGACCCCCTGCGGCTGTGCGCCGAGATCGATGCCGCCCTCCCGCCGGCCGCCACCGTGATCGGCGACGGCGGGGATTTCATCGGCACCGCGGCCAAGATCGTGCGGCCCCGCCGGTATCCGGCCGGCTGGCTCGACCCCGGGCCCCTGGGCACCCTGGGCGTCGGGATGGGCTTCGCCCTGGCCGCCCGGGTGCTCCGCCCGGACGACCCGGTGGTGGTGCTGCTGGGGGACGGGGCCGCAGGCCTCGACCTGCTGGAGTACGAGGCGGCCGTGCGCCAGGATCTTCCCTTCGTGGCGGTGGTGGGCAACGACGCCGCCTGGACCCAGATCCGGCGGCTCCAGGTCCAGCTTTTCGGCACCGACCGCGCCGTCGCCACCCAACTCAGCTACGCGCGCTACGACCAGGTGGTCGCGGCCCTGGGTGGCCACGGCGAGTGGGTCGAGCGGCCGGAGGACGTGCGCCCGGCCATCGAGCGGGCCCTGGCCTCGGGCAAGCCGGCCCTGGTCAACGTGAAGATGGGGGTCAGTGATTTCCGGGCCGGTGCCATCGCGGTCTGA
- a CDS encoding long-chain fatty acid--CoA ligase produces the protein MAGKVWLKHYPANVPAHLDYPEIPLHELLARTVREHPDLPALRYYMVRMTYAELWERVNRCAAALASLGVQKGDRVAIMLPNCPQYVISYYATLRLGAIVAQVNPLYTPRELAYLVTDSGSKVLIVGDALYPAVQAALPDLELEHILVVRLLGNVRPGPEDRSFEELLAGAGGEPPVVDISPRDDVAVLQYTGGTTGRSKGAMLTHFNLVANVVQVQHWFPAEERKRPGEGRILTILPLFHSYGMTVCMNYGLASGYELILVPRFELPEVMEIIRATQPNFFPGVPTMYVAVNNYPNAEEYGVGAIEFCNSGGAAMPVEVMNAFERRFGAQVLEGYGLSEASPVTHCNPVHGLRKAGSIGIPYPDTDAEIVDVETGTRVLGPGEAGELRIRGPQVMKGYWNRPEETAETLRDGWLYTGDIATMDEDGYFYIVDRKKDMIIASGYNVYPREVEEVLYEHPAVAECCVAGVPDPYRGETVKAYIVLKPGASVTADEIVAFCRGRLAAYKVPKLVEFRGELPKTAVGKVLRRVLVEEERARLAAAGEPAGGEAGGGS, from the coding sequence ATGGCGGGAAAGGTGTGGCTCAAGCACTACCCGGCCAACGTGCCGGCCCACCTGGACTATCCGGAAATACCACTTCACGAGCTGCTGGCCCGGACGGTCCGGGAACATCCGGACTTGCCGGCCCTGCGGTATTACATGGTCCGCATGACCTACGCCGAACTCTGGGAGCGGGTCAACCGCTGCGCCGCGGCCCTGGCCTCCCTGGGGGTGCAAAAGGGCGACCGCGTGGCCATCATGCTGCCCAACTGCCCCCAGTACGTCATCAGCTATTACGCCACGCTGCGGCTGGGGGCCATCGTGGCCCAGGTCAACCCGCTCTACACGCCCCGCGAACTCGCCTACCTGGTCACGGACAGCGGCAGCAAGGTCCTGATCGTGGGCGACGCCCTCTATCCGGCGGTCCAGGCGGCCCTGCCCGACCTGGAGCTGGAACACATCCTGGTCGTGCGCCTGCTGGGCAATGTCCGGCCGGGGCCCGAAGACCGGTCCTTCGAGGAACTGCTGGCGGGGGCGGGCGGCGAGCCGCCGGTGGTGGACATCAGCCCCCGGGACGACGTGGCGGTGCTCCAGTACACCGGCGGCACCACGGGCCGCTCGAAGGGCGCCATGCTGACCCACTTCAACCTGGTGGCCAACGTGGTCCAGGTCCAGCACTGGTTCCCTGCCGAGGAGCGGAAGAGGCCGGGGGAGGGCCGCATCCTGACCATCCTGCCCCTCTTCCACTCCTACGGCATGACCGTGTGCATGAACTACGGCCTGGCGTCCGGATATGAGCTGATCCTGGTGCCCCGTTTCGAGCTGCCCGAGGTCATGGAGATCATCCGGGCGACCCAGCCCAACTTCTTCCCCGGCGTGCCCACGATGTACGTGGCCGTCAACAACTACCCCAACGCGGAGGAATACGGGGTGGGCGCCATCGAGTTCTGCAACTCCGGCGGCGCGGCCATGCCCGTCGAGGTCATGAATGCCTTCGAGCGCCGTTTCGGGGCCCAGGTGCTGGAGGGATACGGGCTGTCGGAGGCCTCGCCCGTCACCCACTGCAACCCCGTCCACGGCCTGCGCAAGGCGGGCAGCATCGGCATTCCCTACCCCGACACCGACGCGGAGATCGTTGACGTGGAGACGGGGACCCGAGTGCTGGGACCGGGCGAGGCGGGCGAGCTGCGCATCCGCGGCCCGCAGGTGATGAAGGGATACTGGAACCGGCCCGAGGAGACGGCGGAGACGCTGCGGGACGGGTGGCTCTATACCGGCGACATCGCCACCATGGACGAAGACGGCTACTTCTACATCGTCGACCGCAAGAAGGACATGATCATCGCCTCGGGGTACAACGTGTACCCGCGGGAGGTCGAGGAGGTGCTCTACGAGCACCCCGCGGTCGCCGAGTGTTGCGTGGCGGGCGTGCCCGATCCCTACCGGGGCGAGACGGTCAAGGCGTACATCGTGCTGAAGCCCGGCGCCTCCGTCACCGCCGATGAGATCGTGGCCTTCTGCCGCGGGCGGCTGGCGGCCTACAAGGTGCCGAAGCTGGTCGAGTTCCGCGGCGAGCTGCCCAAGACGGCCGTCGGCAAGGTCCTGCGGCGGGTGCTGGTGGAGGAAGAACGGGCCCGCCTGGCGGCGGCCGGGGAGCCCGCCGGGGGCGAGGCCGGCGGCGGCTCGTGA
- a CDS encoding coenzyme F420-0:L-glutamate ligase yields MAAVRGRAGGRRAAGVAGSSRFDVEVIRTEIITPRHDLEEVVTRYTRDRLRPGDVVAVSTKIVSITQGRLLRPEDLRPGTLARLVSRFIDQEGSCSSPYSLQAVIERTGRLRIALAFLVGGLSRLLLRRSGDFYRIAGYYARVIDDVMGTLPPFDKHIVLPPADPDGVAARLARALGPGIGACIIDANDLGKAEVVGASPGVDRDAVRAVMCSNPWGNTDQQAPLAILRPRRDEPGPGAQTGAAAGGPLTGGEPPGRANSPRSGKGRA; encoded by the coding sequence ATGGCCGCGGTGAGGGGAAGGGCAGGCGGCCGCCGGGCCGCCGGGGTGGCCGGTTCGTCCCGCTTTGACGTCGAGGTGATCCGGACGGAGATCATCACCCCCCGCCACGACCTGGAGGAGGTGGTGACGCGGTATACCCGCGACCGGCTGCGGCCGGGGGACGTGGTGGCCGTTTCGACCAAGATCGTGTCCATCACCCAGGGGCGCCTGCTCCGTCCGGAAGATCTCCGGCCGGGAACCCTGGCCCGGCTGGTCTCGCGGTTCATCGACCAGGAGGGAAGTTGCTCCTCGCCCTACTCGCTGCAGGCGGTGATCGAGCGCACGGGCCGCCTCCGGATCGCCCTAGCCTTCCTGGTGGGCGGGCTGAGCCGGCTCCTGCTGCGCCGCAGCGGCGACTTCTACCGCATCGCCGGCTACTACGCCCGGGTGATCGACGACGTGATGGGCACCCTGCCGCCCTTCGACAAGCACATCGTCCTGCCGCCGGCGGACCCCGACGGGGTGGCCGCCCGCCTGGCCCGGGCCCTGGGACCCGGGATCGGCGCCTGCATCATCGATGCCAACGACCTGGGCAAGGCGGAGGTGGTGGGGGCGAGCCCGGGCGTCGACCGGGACGCCGTGCGGGCCGTGATGTGCTCCAACCCCTGGGGCAACACGGACCAGCAGGCGCCGCTGGCCATCCTCCGGCCCCGCCGGGACGAGCCCGGTCCCGGCGCCCAGACCGGCGCCGCCGCGGGCGGGCCCCTGACCGGAGGGGAGCCGCCCGGCCGCGCAAACTCGCCGCGGTCCGGGAAGGGGAGGGCATGA
- a CDS encoding N-acetylmuramoyl-L-alanine amidase yields MAILAGLLLLVLGRVAGVAASPGQGPLAGTLIVVDPGHGGIDRGACHLPSNTIESEINLEFSFLLRDLLRQQGARVLLTRTTDEDLDLDPRIEIANANGADYLLSIHVNWFPDPTCFGAQTFYFPGREESRRLALLVQDELKKVDPANYREIQTGRYRVLRLTRMPGVLVELGFVDSPHDRAILHDPSRRRALAEAIVRGVIRHHRGEPGPEPAPDLRDR; encoded by the coding sequence GTGGCCATCCTGGCCGGCCTTCTCCTCCTGGTCCTGGGGCGGGTGGCCGGAGTGGCCGCCTCGCCCGGGCAGGGCCCGCTGGCGGGCACCCTGATCGTGGTCGACCCCGGTCACGGCGGCATCGACCGGGGCGCCTGCCACCTGCCGTCGAACACCATCGAAAGCGAGATCAACCTGGAGTTCTCCTTTCTGCTACGCGACCTCTTGCGGCAGCAGGGCGCCCGCGTGCTGCTCACCCGGACGACCGACGAAGACCTGGACCTGGACCCGCGGATCGAGATCGCCAACGCCAACGGAGCGGACTACCTCCTCAGCATCCACGTCAACTGGTTCCCGGATCCCACCTGCTTCGGGGCCCAGACCTTCTACTTCCCTGGGCGGGAGGAGAGCCGCCGTCTTGCCCTGCTGGTCCAGGACGAGCTCAAGAAGGTCGACCCCGCCAACTACCGGGAGATCCAGACGGGCCGTTACCGCGTGCTGCGCCTGACCCGTATGCCCGGCGTGCTGGTCGAACTCGGCTTCGTGGACAGCCCCCACGACCGCGCCATCCTGCACGATCCCTCCCGGCGGCGGGCCCTGGCCGAGGCCATCGTGCGCGGCGTGATCCGCCACCACCGTGGCGAGCCGGGGCCGGAACCGGCCCCGGATTTGCGCGACCGCTGA